The following proteins come from a genomic window of Kitasatospora sp. NBC_01246:
- a CDS encoding Hsp20/alpha crystallin family protein: protein MLLRTDPFRELDRLTQQFLGNTGTWSRPASMPLDAYRAGDEYVICFDLPGVDPEAIDIDVERNMVTVKAERRPRRESEGVKWELSERPLGVFSRQVMLSDTLDPAGITADYDAGVLTLKIPVAERVKPRKVAISHSGSRTQIQA, encoded by the coding sequence ATGCTGCTGCGCACTGATCCGTTTCGCGAGCTGGACCGGCTGACCCAGCAGTTCCTGGGCAACACGGGTACCTGGTCGCGGCCGGCATCGATGCCGTTGGACGCCTACCGGGCCGGGGACGAGTACGTGATCTGCTTCGACCTGCCCGGGGTGGACCCGGAAGCCATCGACATCGACGTCGAACGGAACATGGTGACCGTCAAGGCCGAGCGTCGCCCCCGCCGAGAGAGCGAGGGCGTGAAGTGGGAGCTGTCCGAGCGCCCGCTCGGGGTGTTCTCCCGCCAGGTCATGCTGTCCGACACCCTCGACCCCGCCGGGATCACCGCCGACTACGACGCCGGCGTGCTGACCCTGAAGATCCCGGTCGCCGAGAGGGTCAAGCCCCGCAAGGTTGCGATCAGCCACAGCGGAAGCCGCACGCAGATCCAGGCCTGA
- a CDS encoding type III effector protein, producing the protein MNDKPRRPAPDGPRPVEPASFLAAAAALAAIDDAVRTARDPGTQPPGALDAQHGPEPALAALVLLRELRTELAGWEAGLVRTAREAGATWADLAHPMGVASRQAAENRYLRLKPAAGRTTRAGTGAERVKAVRDRRAADRTVTAWARDNAAELRVLAAQITTTALAPGARPAQAALTAALGATDPADLIEPLAAVRPHLGAGQDDLATRLDALTHHTTQLRDDSDQRRA; encoded by the coding sequence ATGAACGATAAGCCCCGCAGACCCGCCCCCGACGGCCCCCGGCCGGTCGAACCCGCCTCGTTCCTGGCGGCCGCGGCGGCGCTGGCCGCCATCGACGACGCCGTCCGCACCGCCCGCGACCCCGGTACGCAGCCCCCGGGCGCCCTTGACGCGCAGCACGGCCCCGAGCCCGCTCTGGCCGCACTCGTCCTGCTGCGGGAGCTGCGTACCGAGCTCGCCGGCTGGGAGGCCGGGCTGGTGCGGACCGCCCGGGAGGCCGGTGCCACCTGGGCCGACCTCGCCCACCCCATGGGCGTCGCCAGCCGCCAGGCGGCCGAGAACCGCTACCTGCGCCTCAAGCCCGCCGCGGGCCGCACGACGCGGGCCGGTACCGGCGCGGAACGCGTCAAGGCCGTCCGTGACCGCCGAGCCGCCGACCGCACCGTCACCGCCTGGGCCCGCGACAACGCCGCCGAGCTGCGGGTCCTCGCCGCCCAGATCACCACGACCGCACTCGCCCCCGGCGCTCGCCCCGCCCAGGCCGCCCTGACCGCCGCCCTCGGCGCCACCGACCCCGCCGACCTCATCGAGCCCCTCGCCGCCGTCCGCCCCCACCTCGGCGCCGGCCAGGACGACCTCGCCACCCGCCTCGACGCCCTCACCCACCACACCACCCAGCTCCGCGATGACAGCGACCAACGCCGCGCCTGA
- a CDS encoding IS256 family transposase: MGEKEGPVVEPVDERLVDEVVERLMDRADASGAALLGEGGLLTQVTRVVLERALDAEMTEHLGYEKHDPAGRGSGNSRNGTSSKTVLTDVGAVTVAVPRDRNGDFEPRLIPKNARRLAGFNERILSLYARGMSVRDIRSHLAQIYGVEVSADLISKVTDAVTDELAAWQNRPLDAVWPIIYIDALWVKIRSGSVSSKPVYLAVGVDMDGRKDVLGLWVGAEGEGATTWMAVLSELRNRGVEDVCIVCCDGLKGLPEAVTATWPRATVQTCVIHLIRASLRLSSGKDRSTLVPALRAIYSAPTEQAAELALDELAASELGERYPAVVRTWRAAWSEFTPYLAFPPAIRTVVYSTNMVESINSRLRKATRNRGHFPSEQAALKVLYLAVREQIAPRAHDINHVAAHWKEALNQFSLFFEDRLSIR, encoded by the coding sequence ATGGGCGAGAAGGAAGGGCCGGTCGTCGAGCCGGTCGATGAGCGGTTGGTGGACGAGGTCGTCGAGCGGTTGATGGACCGCGCGGACGCCTCAGGGGCGGCTCTGCTGGGCGAGGGCGGGCTGCTGACCCAGGTCACCCGGGTGGTGCTGGAGCGGGCCCTGGACGCGGAGATGACCGAGCACCTGGGCTACGAGAAGCACGATCCGGCGGGCCGGGGCTCGGGCAACAGCCGCAACGGGACCTCGTCGAAGACCGTGCTGACCGATGTCGGGGCGGTGACGGTCGCGGTGCCCAGGGATCGCAACGGTGACTTCGAGCCGCGGCTGATCCCGAAGAACGCGCGGCGCCTGGCGGGATTCAACGAGCGGATCCTGTCGCTGTACGCACGCGGCATGTCGGTGCGCGACATCCGCTCCCACCTCGCACAGATCTACGGTGTCGAGGTCAGCGCCGACCTGATCAGCAAGGTCACCGACGCCGTCACCGACGAGCTGGCCGCCTGGCAGAACCGGCCGCTGGACGCGGTGTGGCCGATCATCTACATCGACGCCCTGTGGGTGAAGATCCGCTCAGGATCGGTGAGTTCGAAGCCGGTCTACCTCGCGGTCGGGGTGGACATGGACGGCCGCAAGGACGTGCTGGGCCTGTGGGTCGGCGCTGAGGGCGAGGGCGCCACCACCTGGATGGCGGTGCTGTCCGAACTGCGCAACCGCGGCGTCGAGGACGTGTGCATCGTCTGCTGCGACGGGTTGAAAGGCCTGCCGGAGGCGGTGACCGCCACCTGGCCCCGCGCGACCGTGCAGACGTGCGTGATCCACCTGATCCGGGCCTCGCTGCGGCTGTCCTCCGGCAAGGACCGCTCCACGCTGGTGCCGGCCCTGCGGGCGATCTACAGTGCGCCGACCGAGCAGGCCGCCGAACTGGCTCTGGACGAGCTGGCCGCCTCCGAGCTGGGCGAACGCTACCCGGCCGTGGTCCGCACCTGGCGGGCGGCCTGGAGCGAGTTCACGCCCTACCTCGCGTTCCCGCCCGCGATAAGGACGGTCGTCTACTCGACGAACATGGTCGAGTCGATCAACTCCCGCTTGCGCAAGGCCACCCGCAACCGTGGCCACTTCCCCTCCGAACAGGCCGCGTTGAAGGTGCTCTACCTCGCGGTGCGGGAGCAGATCGCCCCCAGGGCACACGACATCAACCACGTCGCCGCACACTGGAAGGAGGCGCTGAACCAGTTCTCACTATTCTTCGAGGACCGGCTCAGCATCCGATAA